The window CAAAACCGAAATCGATAGACGAGGTGGAAGCCATTTGCAATAAATAATTCAAGATATCAATAACCAGGGCTTTTTCGGAAAGCACCCCATAAATCTTCCATTTTAAATTATGATGAATAGTATGAACAGAGCTTGTATGCTTTCGGCACTGATGATTATTGGCGCGGGGGCGTGCGCTTTAGCACAAAACAAAGACAAGGGTAAGCTGATTGAAGTACCCAAGGGGGGATTTTACGACAGCGTTGTGTTGAAAGACCAACGTCATGTGGATGATTCCCTTAGTCAGGAACCTCCCAAAATGAAGTTTATTATGGATCAATCCGGCCTGAAATTGCCGAATAAGGTTGATTTGTACAAACGTCAGTGGGCAAATCCGCCGATTTCGCAGGGGAATGCGGGGACATGTTGGGACTTTAGCACCTCATCATTTTACGAGTCTGAAATCTACCGGATGCAGAAAAAGCAGGTGAAGCTTTCTGAAATGTATTTCGCTTATTGGGAATATGTAGGAAAAGCACGCCGGTTTGTGCAGGAAAGGGGGAAATCATTATTTGATGAGGGATCAGAAGCAAATGCCTTGTCCCGTTTGGCAAAAGAGTACGGGATGATGCCGGAGACGGAATACAAAGGTTTATTGAATGGCCGGAAATATTATTCCCACGCGGCAATGGTGAAGGAGATGAAGTCTTACCTCGAAAGCGTAAAGCAGAATAATGCCTGGAATGAAGAGGCGGTGATTGCCACAATCCGGGATATTTTGAAACATTACATGGGAGAGCCACCAGCAAAGTTTAAGGTGGATGGAAAAGAATATACTCCAATGAGCTACATGAAAAATTACCTGAAGTTTAATCCGGAGGATTATGTGGATATTCTTTCGTATAAGGAAAAGCCATTCTTGCAGAAAGTGGAATACGATGTTCCTGACAACTGGTGGCACAACCGGGATTATTACAATGTTCCGCTGGATGATTTCATGAAGGCATTGAAACAAGCAATCCGGAATGGATACACAGTGGCAATTGGCGGCGATGTGTCTGAAGCCGGATTTTCCCGTGACACGCAATGTGCCAAAATTCCCGATTTTGATATTCCATCGGCTTACATCAATGACGATGCCCGCCAGTTTCGTTTCTCCAATAAAACGACTACCGATGACCACGGCATGCACCTGGTCGGTTATGTGGAAAACTACAATGGCGATGGTAAAGACTGGTATCTGGTGAAAGATTCCGGAGCAGGCTCCAAAAACAATGATCCAAAGGCACCAGAGTTTGGCTACTACTTCTTTAGTGAAGATTATGTGAAGTTGAAGATGATGGACTTTGCCGTTCACAAAGATGCGGTGAAGGAGTTGCTGGGCAAGTTTAAGTAACTGCAATCCATTATAACAAACGAAGCCTTATTCCGTAAATGGAGTAAGGCTTCGTTTGTTTCTTGTTCATCCGATGACTTCAAGTCATTGGATGAATAGGTGTTCTTACAGTTCCAGCGCCACAACTGACTTCGCCGGAAGTATTACCGAAATGCCGGTTTTGGTGATTTTAGCACCTTTGAAAACAGCAGGAACCACTTCGTTTGGTTTGTCAAAGGTATTGTAGGAATCAATTCCTTTACCAGCAAGGATAGTGCCGTTAATTTTTGCAGACTTCAATCCGTCAAGAGCAATTTCTACTCTTTGCTCTCTGTCCGGGTCAACGTTAGCCAGCGTAATCAGGATGCCACCCTGGTCATTTTTTGAAGCCGAAGCGCTGACCGCAGGGATTTTCTTGTCGTTATATGTCAACTCTCCACACTGAATATCCAAAGGCAGATTGGTTGCATTCATGTGTCCTTTGTACATTTTGAATACATGATATGTCGGTGTCAATACCATCTTGGGACCATCGGTCAGAATCATTGCCTGTAGCACATTCACCACCTGGGCGATGTTCGTCATTTTCACCCGTTCGGTGTATTTGTTGAAAATGTTGAGGGTCAATGCAGCCACGAAAGCATCGCGCATGGTGTTTTGCTGGTAAAGGAATCCCGGATGTGAGCCCGGCTCCTGGTCCCACCAGGTACCCCATTCGTCCACCAACAAGCCGACACGTTTCTTTGGATCAATACTATCCATGATGGAGATGTGTTTTTTTACGACCTCTTCGATTTCAAGACTTTTTGCCAGGGTCCACAGGTACTCATCCCTGCTGAACTTAGTAGCAGAGCCCTTGCTTCCGCTCCACCCTTTGCAGGTATAATAGTGGAGAGAAATCCCATTCATGTGTCCGGCTGCATTTTTCATCAGCGTCTTAGTCCAGTTGTAGTCGTAGTCGCTGGCACCACTTGCAATCTTGAATAGTTTGTTGCCGTCGAATTCGCGACAGTAAGTGGAGTAACGACGATAAAGATCAGAGTAGTAGTCCGGCTTCATGCTACCGCCGCAGCCCCAGCTTTCGTTACCCACACCGAGGTATTTTACGTGCCACGGTTTTTCACGTCCGTTTTGGCGGCGGAGATTAGCCATCGGGCTGTCACCGTCGGAGGTCATATATTCCACCCATTTGGCCAGTTCTTCGACCGTACCGCTACCCACGTTTCCGCTGATATAAGGTTCACAGCCCAGCATTTCACAGAGGTTGAGGAACTCATTTGTACCGAAGCTGTTGTCTTCGACCACGCCGCCCCAGTTGTTATTGACCATTTTGGGGCGTTTCTCTTTCGGTCCGATACCGTCCATCCAGTGGTATTCGTCGGCAAAGCAGCCTCCCGGCCAACGCATTACCGGAACCTGAAGATCTTTCAGTGCATTGAATACATCGGTACGGTAGCCCTTGATATTGGGGATGTTCGATTTCTCACCCACCCAGATACCTCCATAGATGCAGGTTCCGAGGTGTTCGGCAAACTGTCCGTAGATTTCTTTCGGAATTTTGTTCTTCGCCTGGTCGGCGTGGATGGTGATTTGGGTAGGCGTGTTTTGCGCCGAAAGCGCGAGCGAGCCCATCATCATCAGAGAGAGAATGGTCTTTTTCATGTGTCAATAATGATTTTTTGTTTGGTTTTGAGTAACGTAATTGTAAACGCAAATTTAACGTTTTGTGTTTAATGCCATTTCCAAAATTAGATATTGATGAGATTTAGGCTCATTTTGACAGGATAATGACGGAGAAATGCAAGAGAGTCGCGCAGAAATGCGAGAGCGACGTCCGGAAATGCGAAAGAGTCAGGCAGAAATGGGTGAGAGGCACCCGGAAATGCTTCGGCGGTATACAGAAATGCGAGAGCGCCATCCAGAAATGCACGAGAGTCACTCAGAAATGCGAGGGAGGCGGTCAGAAATGCGTGGGAGTCACCCGGAAATGCATGGGAGGCATGCATAAATGCGAGAGCGGCGGATTATTCAAGAACAGCATCATTCTTATAAATAATCGGGCGTCAAAAACCTAACAGGTTTTCAAAACCTGTTAGGTTTGGCCTTTTGGGGCACGCCCTTCCAATTAGTCGGTTTATTTTTTATCGAGAAAACATTTCGATGAAGCCGGAGCCTTCTTTTTTACCGTGTAGATACGGGGTTTGGGCAAGTTGCCGGTTCCGTCACCCATGTAGAAGCCGAGATGAGGAGGTTGGTTGTATGCTGTATTTTGCCAGGCTACACCGAGGCGATAGACCGGGTCGTGCATCAGGGTATAGATGCGGTAATCGGTCGGAGTGGTAGTGGTGAAAATCATCAGTTGGCTTGGGTCGGCACTGTTGGTGAGGACCACCTCTTCGCGCCAGTCGCCCAGGATATCGGCGCTGATATTGGGATCATTCTTCGTACCGTTGATGGAGCGTGCCCCGTAATCCCGGAAGTTAACCAGGCGGGTTGTGCCGTCGCCGGTCCATTTATCCAGTTTGGTGCCGTCGAGCAATTCATCCTGCAGGTCACCATCCCAGTAAATGCGGAAGTTGATGGAGGGTCTGTGGTCGGAAATTTTTTTCCCTTTACAGTCAAAAACGCCTTCGTCAGCGATACTCCACATCTCAAATCCGCGGTGTTTGGGGTCAATATCGGCAGACAGGCCGCGTCCGTTGTCATTTCCGGTAAA of the Parabacteroides sp. FAFU027 genome contains:
- a CDS encoding C1 family peptidase yields the protein MNRACMLSALMIIGAGACALAQNKDKGKLIEVPKGGFYDSVVLKDQRHVDDSLSQEPPKMKFIMDQSGLKLPNKVDLYKRQWANPPISQGNAGTCWDFSTSSFYESEIYRMQKKQVKLSEMYFAYWEYVGKARRFVQERGKSLFDEGSEANALSRLAKEYGMMPETEYKGLLNGRKYYSHAAMVKEMKSYLESVKQNNAWNEEAVIATIRDILKHYMGEPPAKFKVDGKEYTPMSYMKNYLKFNPEDYVDILSYKEKPFLQKVEYDVPDNWWHNRDYYNVPLDDFMKALKQAIRNGYTVAIGGDVSEAGFSRDTQCAKIPDFDIPSAYINDDARQFRFSNKTTTDDHGMHLVGYVENYNGDGKDWYLVKDSGAGSKNNDPKAPEFGYYFFSEDYVKLKMMDFAVHKDAVKELLGKFK
- a CDS encoding alpha-N-arabinofuranosidase, producing the protein MKKTILSLMMMGSLALSAQNTPTQITIHADQAKNKIPKEIYGQFAEHLGTCIYGGIWVGEKSNIPNIKGYRTDVFNALKDLQVPVMRWPGGCFADEYHWMDGIGPKEKRPKMVNNNWGGVVEDNSFGTNEFLNLCEMLGCEPYISGNVGSGTVEELAKWVEYMTSDGDSPMANLRRQNGREKPWHVKYLGVGNESWGCGGSMKPDYYSDLYRRYSTYCREFDGNKLFKIASGASDYDYNWTKTLMKNAAGHMNGISLHYYTCKGWSGSKGSATKFSRDEYLWTLAKSLEIEEVVKKHISIMDSIDPKKRVGLLVDEWGTWWDQEPGSHPGFLYQQNTMRDAFVAALTLNIFNKYTERVKMTNIAQVVNVLQAMILTDGPKMVLTPTYHVFKMYKGHMNATNLPLDIQCGELTYNDKKIPAVSASASKNDQGGILITLANVDPDREQRVEIALDGLKSAKINGTILAGKGIDSYNTFDKPNEVVPAVFKGAKITKTGISVILPAKSVVALEL